The Pseudomonas multiresinivorans DNA window AGGGTCGAATCTTCCGGCTGGCCGACCATGATGACGATATCCACACCCTCCTCCAGTGGATCCACGTTGCGCGAGGTCAGCTCGACCTCGGCGGTGATCTGCGGATACAGGTTCATGAAATCACCCAGCACCTTGGCCAGGTACATCTGGCCGAACTCGATGGGCGCGCTGATCCGCAACAATCCCGAGGGCGCCTGCTGCAACTGCATCACCGCCTGCTCGGCCTCGGCGAAGTCATGCATGATCTGTCGGCAACGGTCGTAGTAGGCCTGGCCCACTTCGGTCAGGCGCAGCTTTCGGGTGGTGCGGTTGATCAGCCGCACGCCCAGGCGCTCTTCCAGCAGCGCGATACGCCGGCTCACCGTCGATTTCTGCATGCCCAGGCTTTGCGCGGCCTGGGTGAAACTGTGCAGCTCCACGACGCGGGTGAAGATCAGCGCATCATCCAGCCCCATGATTGTTCCCTATAAGCAACAAAGTTTCCGAAGTGTAGCGGCTACGTGCCGCCACGGAACACTGTTACATTGGCAAACATTTTTTGGCCAACCAAACGCTCGTTTACCTATGCCCGCACAATTACAACGCCGCCTGACCGTGTTCTTCGTCATCCTCGCCGTGGTCGCCCTCGCCTTCCTGGCGCGCTGGTACTTCATCGGCCGCTTCGTCGAGACCACCGACAACGCTTACGTGCAGGGCGAGATCACCCGCATTGCCAGCCAGCTCGGCGCCCGCGTCGACGAGGTGCTGGTGCAGGACAACCAGCACGTGGAGAAAGGCCAGTTGCTGGTGAAACTGGAAGCCGCTGACTTCCAGCTCGCGCTGGACCGCGCCAAGGCCACCCTGGCCACCCGCGAAGCGGAACTGGAGCAGGCGCGCAGCAAGCTCAAGGGCCAGACCAGCATGATCGCGGCCAGCGCGGCCGACGTGAACGCCAGCCAGGCCACCCTCGGCCGCACCGAAGTCGATCTCGGCCGCGCCCAGGCGCTGCGCAAGCCCGGCTATGTGTCGGAAGAGCGCGTCACTACCCTGGCCGCCGACTCCAACGTCGCGCGCTCCCAGGTGGCCAAGGCCCAGGCTGATCTGCAGGCCCAGCGCGTACAGCGCGAAACCCTGGGTACCGACATCCAGCGGCTGCAGGCGCAGATCGAGAGCGCCCGCGCCGACATCACCCAGGCCGAGATCAACCTCGCCCGCACCGAGATCCACGCGCCGGTCAGCGGCCTGGTCGGCCAGCGCGGCGCCCGCGTCGGCCAATACGTACAGGTCGGCAGCCAGTTGCTGTCGCTGGTGCCGGACGACGGCATCTGGGTCCAGGCCAACTTCAAGGAAACCCAGATCGGCAAGATGCGCCCCGGCCAGACCACCCGACTGGTGTTCGACTCCTTCCCCGACACTCCCATCGAAGGCCAGGTGCAGAGCCTGTTCGCCGCCTCCGGCGCACAGTTCAGCCTGCTGCCACCGGACAACGCCACCGGCAACTTCACCAAGGTGGTGCAGCGCATTCCGGTCAAGATCACCTTCGCCGACGACAACCCGCTCAAGGGCCTGATCCGCCCGGGCATGTCCGTCGAGGCCGAGGTCGAGCTGCGTGTCCGCTGATGCCCTGGTGCGGCCGGTCGGGGAACCGACCCGCCGCGACTGGATCGCCGTGTTCAGCGCCATGCTCGGCGCGTTCATGGCGGTCCTCGACATCCAGATCACCAACTCCTCGCTGAAGGATATCCAGGGCGCGCTGGCCGCCACCCTGGAGGAAGGCTCGTGGATTTCCACCTCCTATCTGGTGGCGGAAATCATCATGATCCCGCTCACCGCCTGGCTGGTTCAGCTGCTCTCGGCGCGCCGGCTGGCCTGGATGATCTCCGTCGGCTTCCTGTTCTCCTCGCTGCTCTGCTCGTTCGCCTGGAACCTGGAGAGCATGATCGTGTTCCGTGCCATGCAGGGCTTCACTGGCGGCGCACTGATTCCCCTGGCGTTCACTCTGGCGCTGATCAAGCTGCCGGAGCACCACCGCCCCAAGGGCATGGCCCTGTTCGCCATCACCGCCACCTTCGCGCCCTCCATCGGGCCGACCCTGGGCGGCTGGCTGACCGAGAACTTCGGCTGGGAGTACATCTTCTACATCAACATTCCGCCGGGCCTGCTGATGATCGCCGGGCTGCTCTACGGCCTGGAGAAGAAGCCGCCGCACTGGGAACTGCTGAAAAGCACCGACTACGCCGGCATCGTCACCATGGCCATCGGCCTGGGCTGCCTGCAGGTGTTCCTGGAAGAAGGCCACCGAAAGGATTGGCTGGAATCGAACCTGATCGTCAGCCTGGGCAGCATCGCCCTGGTCAGCCTGATCCTCTTCGTGATCCTGCAGACCTCGCGGCCCAACCCGCTGATCAACCTGGGCATCCTGCGCAACCGTAACTTCGGCCTGTCGAGCATTTCCAGCATCGGCCTGGGGATGGGGCTGTA harbors:
- a CDS encoding HlyD family secretion protein; this encodes MPAQLQRRLTVFFVILAVVALAFLARWYFIGRFVETTDNAYVQGEITRIASQLGARVDEVLVQDNQHVEKGQLLVKLEAADFQLALDRAKATLATREAELEQARSKLKGQTSMIAASAADVNASQATLGRTEVDLGRAQALRKPGYVSEERVTTLAADSNVARSQVAKAQADLQAQRVQRETLGTDIQRLQAQIESARADITQAEINLARTEIHAPVSGLVGQRGARVGQYVQVGSQLLSLVPDDGIWVQANFKETQIGKMRPGQTTRLVFDSFPDTPIEGQVQSLFAASGAQFSLLPPDNATGNFTKVVQRIPVKITFADDNPLKGLIRPGMSVEAEVELRVR
- a CDS encoding MDR family MFS transporter, whose protein sequence is MFSAMLGAFMAVLDIQITNSSLKDIQGALAATLEEGSWISTSYLVAEIIMIPLTAWLVQLLSARRLAWMISVGFLFSSLLCSFAWNLESMIVFRAMQGFTGGALIPLAFTLALIKLPEHHRPKGMALFAITATFAPSIGPTLGGWLTENFGWEYIFYINIPPGLLMIAGLLYGLEKKPPHWELLKSTDYAGIVTMAIGLGCLQVFLEEGHRKDWLESNLIVSLGSIALVSLILFVILQTSRPNPLINLGILRNRNFGLSSISSIGLGMGLYGSIYVLPLYLAQIQGYNAMQIGEVIMWMGVPQLFLIPLIPKLMKIIEPRLLCAVGFGLFGMASFFSGVLNPDFAGPQFNQIQLLRALGQPMVMVTISLIATVYLQPQDAGSASSLFNILRNLGGAIGIALLATLLDSRAKVYYDYLREAVVPVNGAVDERLAQLTSQLGTQQAALGKISEIVHQQAAIMAYNDAFHAIGIVLAVSMVAVLLTRPLPAGVGSGAAAGAH